ggtaaaaaaaagtatcgAAATTCGATTaaatctttattattaaatcttgCTAATATTTGACAAAACATAATGAATCCAAACGGCATACAATTAAATTGGTAGTGTCCAAATTGGGTGATAATATTTGTTGCATGCCCATTATAATcgaatatattttggaaaaccaTTTCGTTTTGTCAAGACATATGctttaaagatgaaaaaacaagaaatatcgaaaataatgtGGTCTTAGAGCAgatatatattaacaaaaaccgatttttataaaatgaattacgTTTCTCGCATTTTTACCTTGAACATGTGAAATATAATGCTCCcttactaaatttattaataatttataaattggaattttttattttaaataaaaatgaagacTTTTCGCAAAACCAAGTATAATTCGTTTTAGAATActacatacaatatattatatagattaaaaaatatccatgattttattattttcgaatgATTCTGGGAATAATAGATTTAGgtgccaaaaatttaatttacgttactatttattttaaagtaaataataacctTCAAAGTATTATGTCTGTTTTCCCACATTTgctcaatttcaattttactcaaataattaCACATCTACCGGATATCAAAAACCAAACCTTGAATTTTTACTGATTGAAGTTATCAATTtaacgaaaattgatttttttttaccccAACTTTACTATcacaaacttatttaaatatagactgaaaataaattataagaattaGTATCCAGGAGCGCATTTACATATTATGGAAACACTTTCCAGGATTTCCAATGGAAATAAACGCAGTATGTGTTTAAATAAATCCTCTAAAATTTAGAGTGAACTCCCGATAATCCGACCCTCTGGCTAACCCGGTGCCCCCTGTAATCCGATTAATGGTTTTTATTGAAGTATGATTTGTTTTTCagagtataataattaataccatgTAGAATTTTATCATTTGATTTGTGACTTGTCGATAACAAGGTACTCTTTTATCCGACAAATACGATAGTCCGACATTGCTCTGCAAAAGGTTTCCCGGATTACCGAGGGTCCACTGAATTTACATTCTAAATATATgaagatatatttatatgccAGAAATTCTTAAgtgttttaattattcttagTCTTCCCCTTAGAAAATTCTCGCAAATGAAATATTGTATTAGAGCGAAAGGTGCTTGGAAAATTATCACTTCAGTGTAATgtgggtaattttgacccaaaaaataaaaaaatccggTTCATTATTAGTTTTTCAATCATAAACTGATCCtcttttttgtagtttttgggtcgaaattaccttatatacagacttttatcgaaatcgagaataaaaaatatttctcgatttttttgaatttttttaaggggtacctctttgaaaaaatcgaaaaaatttttggatcggaatttgataaaacacagtttgtaaggtaattttgatccaaaaattacaaaaatcggatgtACTTAACGATTGAGCagatagttttcgagatatgacttaaaataacttcaaaattcacgatatctcaaaaactacttgcctaatcgttaaatgaatccgattttggtaatttttccaCCCTGCCATGTCAACTTACATactggatatatatatatttataatagacATGAAAACATGTATGACTAGTCTGTATTTAATATAAGAACGCCTTTATCCTACTAGATTAGTCAATTGTTTAACTATTATCGATTTGGATGACTAAGAGATTAATAATATAGTATCGAGtcgattatcattaaaaaaattaattaattaataattttaaaggcaTTCAAGGAAATGTCATAATGATGacgaattgaataaataaaaaaatcggtaTAATTTTTTCCAATCTAGTAGAATTAAAAACACTTTCGACATACtcaattttttaccaaaaaatcatggatattataacaattactaaaattaatttaaaaaatgttgagaGACTGACAATCTGTTTGgtgtggaaaaaataaaaataaacccacAATCcgatctttaaaaaatatattaaaaaaaaaagaaaaaaaaaactcaaaccaaaaaaaaaatccaaaaatttaagaGTGGTGTAACATTTGTACTCCGTGTgtgatataattaaatatattaattactttaattacTGAACTTAAATGAATAgtctaaaaatatgtacaattaaaaaaaaaaaaattaataatatatttgaaaaataaataaataatattgagcggatagtatttaaaaagtgccaagtaaaaattgaaaaaaaaaaaatttattgtatctgTGCCCTATATTTGCATTTTTCTCTTGTTACGTCACTCGatttacatttttgtgtttttcataattaaaatttaaaaaaagaaatttattaattagttcttatgtaatttatataataaattaattattattgatattaattgtttataaacattatacaagaaaaaaaatcattatgcaTTTTATCACTTCGCAATAAATCAGTGACATTgtacaatgtaaaaaaaaatagtttttttcaaacTATGATATAGGTTGAGATAAattgctcaaaattttttgccaaaGGGTGTATTTTCATGCCGACACTTGACGCTATGTTTTAGTGTCAAATTAAGTCACGTAAACAGTTTAATCCGTGCTGCCATCTAGAAAAAATTTAGCAGCGTCAAACCGTTTTCGTAATggcttaataaatttatattcaactaTCGAATAGAGATACTTGTGGTACtataagacagatatggtctgagtacaatcgcagacgttccgaagttctcatatcacttccaagggcctctgttcgaaaagttgttgcggctatcacaggacactggctgggcggcaagcatgctgaagatggacttacttgagctagcctttctttgacgacctctccgacctaaagtcaatcgacgtcaaagccctcctgctgttcttaaacagctccaaatggttcatggaatattggccggggatgggccaacccataacggtatcacaacgggccctatggtctaagtgtgtcccaccccaggacaaccactctaacctaacctaacctatcaaatagatataataattttaaatattacatataatttttcacGAATTATATTTTGGCACAGATAAACCCGCAATTGATAATCTTATTCAGCAGccattatgaatataattatctgttttatttaaaatgaagttAGGGAATTACTTTTAGTATGCATATCTCGAGATATTGAggttcaatattaataatatttagtcgctcatttttacaatttgacgcTGACGCTTGACGCCGggcaaaactattttttcagttaggttggaaaattaatttgacgctcaaagaCACCGTCAAGTATCATCATAAGGGTGCAGCTATAAagtaatctaataaaaataatttttttggcaatTAAACTCGACCTAATTATAGCgtgttattatttcaaaatatttaaaaaaaattcaattacctgatttctgaaatatttaaaaaattttatttaacccctttttagttactttttagaatttagacaatctttttttttttcataatattttttgaacaattgttttaaatgtttttttaaaattatttattttattttattttttttgtttgattactgaatttaaaaaaattaatttttttcctaaattagtttttaaggttttaaaataaaaaggtaaGTTTTACAATGCTTTACTAATACGCATGCTGCAAATTGTATCACATTTATTCCTAGTAGCATAATTTTTGCCAAGCATATTGGCAAAGACCAGAAATTTATGAACGTTAAAAATGACGGACGCTATTTTTATCAACAGACGTTTTAtctttgtaatatattttattgaatacagTTGTTTGTTTTACAGTGCGTTTAACGGTTACAATAACGAAAACAAAgcctaataaaatataatatcattctATCTTTTCTACCCTGATTGTTTTGGAAAAGCCCGAAATTTCCTATCATGTCTGTATTGTTGAAGAAAACCGTACAGCATAAAttagaaatcgaaaaattgtttatagaaaattctttaaccaacttattttaaagaataaaattcgtAATAAATTACGATagcttgtttgaaaaatttcacaatttaaGATACTATCATagttcaaaacaatatttttcttttccataaatatttttttgtttcaactgCTAATAAACAATGtcagattataattttaatgcatattCCATTGTAATAGATCGATAGAGAAGTTACTTCTCTAATTCGAATTCCATAATTAATCTCCAcacattttaaatcaatttattcccctttttttaaaattaaatccaacatgcctgaaaatatttttgtgtagtatttttttctattttattaatttttatgcaatttattaaatatttaccttTTCCAATATACAGAGAAGCCggataaagaaaatttggaaaatgtatCATCACAGAATAACAATAatagtttatataatatttcgtCAAATTCAACGTCGCCAACGTCGCCTGATTTACAGCAGCCAACAACAACGGTCCTTAATAATAGTGTTAATAATAACATCAATGGAAATCATGTCGATGAAAATggaaagaaaaaagtaatttcttagaattttatttttatttaaatatattaaactaacgtattttttgtttttaatgttttagtaTCGATGGCCAACagataaatcatttttcattgcaaaagaaatattaatgactgaaaaaatttataaaaaagatttggATGTCATTAATGAGGTgagaacttttataaaaaaatcttatcttatatcaaaTCACGAACTTTTTATATCCCCCCATTTGTCAATCCGCCTCAAATccatttttcatgataattttatgtaaataacaaataaacttttttttcagtatTGGAGAAATGAATTCGGAACAGAGGAAATGGAAGAAGTTgctgaattattattatcattagttTCTCCATTAGCCACTGTACATGCAGTTTTTGCTCGCGATTTAGACTCATGTTTACAAGGTTGGGAGAATCATACTTTACCTTTgggtgatattttattaaataatattccaacaTTACTGCCGGTAAGTTTAAACCCATTTTACGAGATATGCACTTTGATTAGTGAAAGAGTAAAAGAAAAAGAGTCCAAGTGTTAAAATAATTCTTGCAAGCTAGTAAACGCTTACATTTAACACATGTTGTTCAAACTTGTTTACTAAACACTTGCAGTAGGCTGGGTTAGAGTAGCTGTCCTAGGATGGGACACCCTTAGACCATAGGGTTTGTTGTGATATTGAAAAAGGGTTAGCTAATTTCCAGCCACtgctccatgaaccatttggagctattTAAGAACaacaggagtgctttgacgtcaacgaatTTAAAGTCAGAGATATTGCCATGAGAAGAGACTGTCCAGATCTTCTCATGACAAAatctggacagtgacagagaagatgagacatcgtttcctCCTCCtccccactgtgacagctccagATTTTGCTTATATAGGCCTTTTGAAGCGATATATGATCTTCGGagcgcctacgattgtactcaggcCATAAATGCCTTAGATTACTCCCAAGTGCGTTCCTCTCTCCATCTTAGAATGGCCTCTTTTAAGATATCATTATTCAGGAGCAGCTTGCATTTTGCAAACGAAACTCCCGGATGTCTATTGTTATACATTCGCATACCTCATAATAGCCATCATTTCCGCTTGATACACGCTTCAATGATCCAGCACCTGGAATGATATCCGTAAATATAGATTTCCAGAGAAAAAGATCCGTCGGTATAGAATACGTCCAAGTTCTCATCCCATTCAAAACTTGCAGTAATCACTTAACAAAGTGTATATGGCGGCATTACTTAGTAGTCTTGAATAATCTAATATTGTTTTAGTATTTCTcgctttttttttctagttataTGAAGAATATTTAGATGGTCACACATTAGTACTAGAACAATTGGATATAGCATTTCGACGTAATCCACGATTCGAACAACTCTACAGAGATTtcgaattacaaaaagtttgttatttaccttttacaagttttattttaaaacctttACATCGATTGCTGCAATATCAGAATTTAATTGACCGTAAGTTTAGCGAACAAAGTCATAATTCAGATACTGCGTGAGCGTTCAAAactaattatcatattttttcttaGGACTATTGGAAAGTTATGACGAAAATCGTTCCGATCGTGCCAGTTGTATTGCTGCACGTGCCGCCTTGACTCCATTGTTGTCACCGGCAAAAGAAACTTTAAAGCATAGTGAAAATTTAGCAACACTACATGAATTACAACGTGATATTGTTGGATTTGATATCTTAGGAACCCCAGGACGTAATTTCTTACGACTCGGAtgtttattaaaacattcaagAAAAGGATATCAACAAAGAATGTTCTTTTTGGTACCGctcatatttagaaaaattatttttgaaaatttttttaagtaaaatgaaattttaagttttcagatattttattgtatacatCGCGTGTACAAGGCGCTGCACATTTTCGTGTACATGGACATATGCCGTTACGTGGTGTGATGATTGACGAACCAGAAAAAGCACTTGCAAAATATGCTTTTACAATTTATGGTACAGTTAAATCCAACCCCAACTTTTTTgacatatacaaataaattaattgttaaatttttcttctgtAGGTGGTAATAGGGCTTTAACTGTAGCAGCTAATTCACAATACGAAAAAGATTGTTGGGTGACTGATTTACAAGATGCTTTACAAAAAGCACGTGATCATACAGATTCAAATTTAACGTATTTGAGTTTAAAAAGTTGTTGtaagttgtaattttaaatttatatcgtttgaaataatgatatttcattttattgtaatttttgttaaaacttttaagGTTCTTCTGATGAAATAATTGATAAACAAGGATTAGATGGTTGCTCATCCACTGAACGACCAAGTATGCCCTTACAACGTAATAATACAACTGTACAAGTTTGTTGGCATAGAAATACAACAATTAGTATGGTTGATCAATTACTATCCATTAAGGTAAGTTTAtccaaatattaaacaataatttagaaTTCATATCAAGAGAGGGCTACAAAAAATGCCACCTTCAAAGAAGGTTCATATTATGCAGATTCGTGCGCAGGAATCACCCAGGGGGTTGGTGGTCGAACTTTGGTTCATAATGTTAggtcataaaaacaaaaaactctattttcgagtaagagaatattttatcaaaatctgatATTCAggcattatttttaactttcccaAAACTCGCATCAGCTTCTACACCgcgatgtatattgagcgaggCTAAACCGTTGAGCCGATCTTCAGACATTGTCGAACTAAGGTATGCTTTGAGATGACACAATGTTGAAAAGAAGCCCAAGGTTGAGCTCAAGCCCATCCGCCGTCCGCTTGCTTTTACTCCACTTATACCAATgcttttagttttcaaaaatagcatcattttaatattgcttaaattatcaatgaaataataaaaaacgattATATTCCTTACAGAATCAATTATCTGGCTATTTGCTACGCAAGTTTAAGAATAGTAATGGATGGCAAAAATTATGGGTTGTATTTACatcattttgtttattcttctatAAGAGTTCCACAGAAGATTTTCCATTAGCATCGCTGCCAGTTTTAGGTTACACAATTGGTACACCATCACCAAGTGATAATATTTCAAaggaatttgtatttaaattacaatataaaaatcacGTATATTTTTTCCGTTCGGAATCAAATTATACTTTCCAAAGgtatgtgaaattttttatttttagtcatttaatatagttttctgataatatttattaaaaaatttttattcttgaataaagttaatattttgtatttttttttgttgttttagatGGTTAGAAGTCATTGGTAGTGCTACCAATCGTTCGGTTGAACAAAATGGTAATGAATTGACGCAAGGATTCTAGATTATACTCGTTAAACATATTTATTCttttctaaaaagaaaactccaatttttatttatttaaaaagacgaATTGTATTAGTTTGTTTTATAGAATGTGAGTATTACTTAGGTCCAACAAAAGGAGgcttataatttatatgataaaGTCATTTACTATGATACTTTTTTTGTAtctataagtatataaaatgtttatttatataaaattgattctttttttagataGTATAAATTATCCAATGTATCTGTCGCTGCCAACTAACTTAATTAACCATTTAATTAATAGGctagcctttttactaaacaGTGCCGTTCAACTAGCGGCCTGAATAATATTCACACATTTGAtcaaaaaagatcaaatatctgacattagaaattgtttatttacgtaatttaaaatgtaacatATTGTTATTTGGTAATCATGTGGTCGAATAGCGTAACTCGGTAATAAAGTACACATGTAATTAATAACGTAAGTTAAACTTCCATGGCATTTGGATCCGTAAAAAACTTTGTTTCTAAAACAGGCACCTTTATTATTGCAACACTGATTCACAGTAGGCTTACAACAACATTTTTGGAATCCCTGGTCACCAAAAAGTAATTGACTTGCCAACAGCCTCTCTGAAAGAAATTCGAATATCTGAAATTTCGTCGCCATAGTTTGTATCTGAGTACTGCAACTCTTGCTGTGAAAACCTGTTTTTAATAGTTCCATACACAGTTCCAACTGTTTGTCATTTTTTTGCATAATCGCAATCAGACTGTGAGAAACATCAACAATATTATTGACAGTGTATGGGTTTCAGCGGCAGGTGGCAGAAAGTGAACTAAATTAAATTGGCTAAAATAGACAAGTAGTTAAATGATATTGATCCAAGTCATTAGCCTAGCTATTTGATTGACTGGCTGAATTTAGTTCAGGTCGCTAAGTGAACGGCTCCGTGAAGTAAAAAGGCTAGGCTATTAATTGAATGGCTAATTAAGTTAGTTGGCTGCGACATAAGAtcgagaaaaattatttgtttttacaaaatattatatgttattttagGATATCGCCTAATTTTGACATATTAATGAATATACGTAATTAACTCCCAAACTTTAATCAAGGTCACAATTACACAgagttttcttaattattttaaaatctgtacattggaattataaaattatgtttttttataatttattacacaaAGGTTTTCTAAATTGACACAACGTAATacctataattatattttattatacaaccTTGAAATATCATATCCAATATGAATTCAAACGTTTAGTATAATAATATGCATGGGGGTGGGTTACTGGGCGTGGCAAGGATTGTTAGAAATCCCACCCAGAACTTGCACCGGCCTTATATACATTTAGCggattaagtaaatatttatgaatatggttgtaattttttaatttttatgcataaaattCTGACTTGCCACTTCTGAACCTGATCTTGATTTCTCGAGATATTACGCTGTTTCAATTTAAATGAACCTAATAGAGTCGTTTAAAATCACTGATAAGTGATGAAAGTCACTAAATAGTATGGGCGTACAAAAAAGAGAGATTGGTGCACGACTAAATTGATTGGAATGTCCATTAACACCTATCTCTTTGAGTTGTGCGTGATATACATACAGTGTTGCCAGAtcatttcgaataaaaaaaacggTAGATGGTACCTTTAAAAAACGGTAGATTCGGTAAAAATACGGTAggctctatttttatttaaattcgaattttcaccgaattatacattttttaattcgtgttgaaaaagttgaaaattacaaaagttgtataaaattaaattcaaatatccgTCGAGATTCGAAAGGTAGTGAAATCTTcttcattattataaatgtgccacctaaataataaaaacggtAGGTTACTAAAAAGCGGTATAACGCTCAAAATACGGTAGATCTATCCTTTTAACGGGAAATCTGGCATACATACTAATTTTTGAACCACCcgtaaaatattacttatttaccTTTTCTCATT
This genomic interval from Chrysoperla carnea chromosome 1, inChrCarn1.1, whole genome shotgun sequence contains the following:
- the LOC123306102 gene encoding FERM, ARHGEF and pleckstrin domain-containing protein 1 isoform X2 gives rise to the protein MSRNRMMDSQRACSTGELTTDGCGLVGSGRTMHHSHSTPAGVDGGARTPPATPKKGGKMLAVRVQMLDDSITMFQIQAKALGRVLFDQVCKQLHLLEADYFGLEYQDLAGTRYWLDLQKPVSRQLGLSLIDPLLRFCVKFYTPDPGQLEEEFTRYLFCLQIKRDLSQAHLQCNDNTAALMASYIVQAECGDYVAEDYPDHTYLSSYKFVPHQDHELECRIMENHKKHAGQSPAEADLNLLETARRCELYGMKMHPAKDHDGITLNLSVAHMGIVVFQHFSKINTFSWAKIRKISFKRKRFLIKLHPESYGVYKDLVEFYFEGRNECKNFWKKCVEHHGFFRCAVVKNISRHKTRVISRGSSFRYSGKTQKQMVEFVRDNYVKRQTFQRSASFRHSAHSSAVNVHAVSVGTSISAHPLLPLADPSLAEELDKASRMESARAGRGASQTTRSAYRRQGTATHSPRSSITLGTPTPDSPTVLVEDTTVTTSSPSPPLTTQSVSVEICTSTSRVHDAKSRGVYRDEDIDNSTEKPDKENLENVSSQNNNNSLYNISSNSTSPTSPDLQQPTTTVLNNSVNNNINGNHVDENGKKKYRWPTDKSFFIAKEILMTEKIYKKDLDVINEYWRNEFGTEEMEEVAELLLSLVSPLATVHAVFARDLDSCLQGWENHTLPLGDILLNNIPTLLPLYEEYLDGHTLVLEQLDIAFRRNPRFEQLYRDFELQKVCYLPFTSFILKPLHRLLQYQNLIDRLLESYDENRSDRASCIAARAALTPLLSPAKETLKHSENLATLHELQRDIVGFDILGTPGRNFLRLGCLLKHSRKGYQQRMFFLFSDILLYTSRVQGAAHFRVHGHMPLRGVMIDEPEKALAKYAFTIYGGNRALTVAANSQYEKDCWVTDLQDALQKARDHTDSNLTYLSLKSCCSSDEIIDKQGLDGCSSTERPSMPLQRNNTTVQVCWHRNTTISMVDQLLSIKNQLSGYLLRKFKNSNGWQKLWVVFTSFCLFFYKSSTEDFPLASLPVLGYTIGTPSPSDNISKEFVFKLQYKNHVYFFRSESNYTFQRWLEVIGSATNRSVEQNGNELTQGF
- the LOC123306102 gene encoding FERM, ARHGEF and pleckstrin domain-containing protein 1 isoform X1, with the translated sequence MCRCLCHLISSLLSFQYFLGCIKVSKSLMSRNRMMDSQRACSTGELTTDGCGLVGSGRTMHHSHSTPAGVDGGARTPPATPKKGGKMLAVRVQMLDDSITMFQIQAKALGRVLFDQVCKQLHLLEADYFGLEYQDLAGTRYWLDLQKPVSRQLGLSLIDPLLRFCVKFYTPDPGQLEEEFTRYLFCLQIKRDLSQAHLQCNDNTAALMASYIVQAECGDYVAEDYPDHTYLSSYKFVPHQDHELECRIMENHKKHAGQSPAEADLNLLETARRCELYGMKMHPAKDHDGITLNLSVAHMGIVVFQHFSKINTFSWAKIRKISFKRKRFLIKLHPESYGVYKDLVEFYFEGRNECKNFWKKCVEHHGFFRCAVVKNISRHKTRVISRGSSFRYSGKTQKQMVEFVRDNYVKRQTFQRSASFRHSAHSSAVNVHAVSVGTSISAHPLLPLADPSLAEELDKASRMESARAGRGASQTTRSAYRRQGTATHSPRSSITLGTPTPDSPTVLVEDTTVTTSSPSPPLTTQSVSVEICTSTSRVHDAKSRGVYRDEDIDNSTEKPDKENLENVSSQNNNNSLYNISSNSTSPTSPDLQQPTTTVLNNSVNNNINGNHVDENGKKKYRWPTDKSFFIAKEILMTEKIYKKDLDVINEYWRNEFGTEEMEEVAELLLSLVSPLATVHAVFARDLDSCLQGWENHTLPLGDILLNNIPTLLPLYEEYLDGHTLVLEQLDIAFRRNPRFEQLYRDFELQKVCYLPFTSFILKPLHRLLQYQNLIDRLLESYDENRSDRASCIAARAALTPLLSPAKETLKHSENLATLHELQRDIVGFDILGTPGRNFLRLGCLLKHSRKGYQQRMFFLFSDILLYTSRVQGAAHFRVHGHMPLRGVMIDEPEKALAKYAFTIYGGNRALTVAANSQYEKDCWVTDLQDALQKARDHTDSNLTYLSLKSCCSSDEIIDKQGLDGCSSTERPSMPLQRNNTTVQVCWHRNTTISMVDQLLSIKNQLSGYLLRKFKNSNGWQKLWVVFTSFCLFFYKSSTEDFPLASLPVLGYTIGTPSPSDNISKEFVFKLQYKNHVYFFRSESNYTFQRWLEVIGSATNRSVEQNGNELTQGF